The sequence below is a genomic window from Inquilinus sp. KBS0705.
GTTGTCAATATCAATAGGTTGCGTAATATCGGCTTTTATACCTGTGGCGTTTCTATCAAGGGTAATAACAGTAGCTGCGTTTGAGGTTAAATATTCATTTATTACACCACCCAGAAAACCGCTTGCCCCTGTTAACAGGTAATCATATTTTGCCATGAACATTAGTATCTTCTCATTTATAGGCCACCATCAATTAAGCTGCGATCTAATACGCCCTTTACATCATAAATAACCTTATTGTCATTACAAAGCGCCACAAGATCAAGTTCCATAAATTGGCTATGCGCTACTGCCAATATAATGGCATCAAAATTTGCAGCTGTACCCAACTCTTTAACAGATTCCCATCCGTATTCATGCTTCACTTCGGCCGGCTCGGCCCAGGGGTCGTAAATGGTTAAATTGGCTTCGTAATCTTTTAATACGTTAAGTACATCTACAACCTTTGTATTGCGCACATCAGGGCAATTCTCTTTAAATGTTACCCCTAAAACTAATATATTGGCATTTTTAACACGTATCTCCTTCTTAACCATCAACTTCACTACTTCGTGGGCTATGTATTCGCCCATGCCATCATTTAGCCGGCGGCCGGCAAGTATAATTTCTGGGTGATAGCCTATCTCTTGAGCCTTTTGGGCCAGGTAATAAGGGTCTATACCTATACAATGCCCTCCTGCCAATCCCGGCTTAAATGGCAAAAAGTTCCATTTGGTGCCGGCTGCTGCTAATACTGCACCAGTATCTATATTAAGCTTATTGAATATTTTGGCCAGTTCGTTAACGAAGGCTATATTAATATCGCGCTGCGAGTTCTCAATTACCTTTGCTGCTTCAGCTACTTTTATCGATGGTGCCAAATGTGTACCGGCCGTTACAACTGATCGGTAAAGCTCATCTACACGCCTAGCGATATCGGGTGTCGAGCCGGATGTTATCTTTAATATATTTTCAACCGTACGCAGTTTGTCGCCGGGGTTTATACGCTCGGGCGAGTAGCCTGCAAAAAAATCCCGGTTAAACTTTAAGCCCGATACTTTTTCTATAACTGGTATACATTCTTCTTCAGTAGCGCCAGGGTATACTGTCGATTCATATATCACTATATCTCCCGTCTTAATTACCTTGCCAATGGTTTCGCTGGCTTTATATAACGGTTCAAGATCAGGGCGGTTATTTTTATCAACCGGGGTAGGTACTGTAACAATATAAATATTGCTGTCTTTAATATCCTGTATATCGGTAGTACAAAACAAACCATTTTGGTTTGAAGGCTGCTTTACCAAAACGGCCTTTAATACATCTTCGTCAACCTCCAGTGTGTTATCTAAGCCTTTATTTAAATCGGCTATGCGGCTTTGCTTAACATCAAACCCAACAACCGGGTATTTAGTTGCAAAAAGCCTGGCCAATGGCAGCCCTACGTATCCTAAACCTATAATAGCTATTTTCAATTCTGCTTTGCCTGGCATATTCAAGTATTTGCTTACCTATAATCCGCCTTATTATCAATATGATAAAGGCATTGTTTTTAGCTATAGTAAGCTAACGTTAAGCGGGCTAAATTAGCCTTTTTTGTAAAATAAAATGAACAGTTATGTATCAAGGGCTTATAACTGTAAAATCACCGTAATGTTTAATCGTTAAAAAAATTATCTTTCAGGTCATCTATCTCGCGCCTGTCAGCCTTGGTTGGGCGGCCTGTTCCACGGTCGCGCTTTAGCAAAGGTGCATGAAACATCGATTTAAATGCCTGCGTTTGCTCAACCGGGGTTATATCCTCATAAAAGTTTACAGCTGTTTTGGCATCAACACGGTTCTCTAACAATCCGGTTACTTTTATCACCCGCTTTTCTATCCCTTTTGATACCTGGTAAACCTCGCCCAACTTTACCTCGCGCGAGGCTTTGATATTGCTGCCATCCAGTTTTACCCGGCCGGCTTTGCATGCATCAGATGCCAACGTACGTGTTTTAAATACACGTATCGCCCATAAATATTTATCTATCCTTAGTTTTTCCTTTTCGGCCATGTGTGTATTTCTGTCATTACAATTCAAACAAATCTCCTTAAAATTCCTTTAATTTGACAAAATTTATATTACTGATGCAAGATCTAAAAAAAATGATAGAGGATGCCTGGGATAACCGCACCCTTCTGAGCGAAAACGACTACATTAACGCCATAAATACTGTTATAGACCGATTAGATAAAGGCGAGATGCGTGTGGCCGAGCTAATAGGCACCCGTTGGCATACAAACGACTGGATAAAAAAAGCTGTTATCCTATACTTCCCTACCCGTACAATGGAAGAAATTAAGGTTGGGCCTTTTGTGTTTCACGATAAAATGAAACTGAAAACCAACTATAAAGAGCTTGGCGTACGCGTAGTACCACATGCTATTGCCCGTTACGGTGCATTTTTAGCCAAAGGTGTTATCATGATGCCATCGTACGTAAACATTGGTGCATATGTAGACGAAGGCACTATGGTTGATACCTGGGCAACAGTAGGCTCGTGCGCGCAAATTGGCAAGCATGTACATTTAAGCGGCGGTGTAGGCATTGGCGGTGTTTTAGAACCCGTACAAGCTGCGCCTGTGATCATAGAAGACAATTGTTTTTTAGGTTCGAGGGCTATTGTGGTTGAGGGCGTTCACTTAGAAAGTGAAGTTGTTTTAGGTGCAAATGTGGTTTTAACCGCATCGACCAAAATTATTGATGTTACAGGCTCTACCCCGGTTGAATATAAAGGCCATGTACCTGCACGTTCAGTAGTCATCCCCGGTTCTTACACCAAAAAATTCCCTGCCGGCGATTTTCAGGTTCCATGCGCGCTTATCATAGGCAAACGTAAGGAGTCGACCGACAAAAAGACATCTTTAAATGATGCGCTGAGAGAAAACAACGTGGCTGTTTAACCCATGAAGATAGGATATGATGCTAAACGGGCATTTTTAAACAACACAGGGCTGGGTAATTACAGCCGTTGGTTAATTAAATTGCTTGCATCGTCATATCCTCAAAATAATTTTTACTTATATACTCCAAAGATCAGGCCCGGCAAATGGCCTGATCTTTTGCGTTCTATACCAAACATAAAAACGGTTTTCCCAAAAATCGCCTTGCTTACTTCGTGGTGGCGCACCAATGGTATAGTAAACAATATTAAACGCGATGGCATCAACATCTATCACGGTTTAAGCCATGAACTACCTTTAGATATCAAATCATCAGGTGCTAAAACGGTTGTTACCGTGCACGATGTGATTTTTATGCGTTACCCGCAGTATTTTGGCGTAATAAGCCGCGCCATTTATAAATTTAAGCTAACCAATGCCTGCAAAACCGCCGATAAGATCATCGCCATCAGTACTAAAACCAGGCAAGACCTGATTGAACTGCTTAATGTTGATGCTGATAAGATACAAGTAATATACCAGGGCTGCGATGCGGCTTTTAAACAGCAATATTCTGAAGGGATAAAATCATCAGTTAGCGTAAAATATAATCTGCCGGCCGGGTATTTGTTAAGCGTTGGCACTGTTGAGGAGCGTAAAAATCTGGCATTGCTCGTAAAAGCCTTGCCCCTATTAAGCACGTCTATTAAGTTAGTGGTTGTTGGCCGCCAAACCGCCTATTATAAGCGGATAAATCAACTAATTAACCAATTGGATCTGCAGCAAAGGGTTGTTTTTTTAACTGATGTACCCTTTACCGACCTGCCCGTTATTTATCAATTAGCATCCGTATTTGTTTATCCATCGCGATATGAGGGCTTTGGAATCCCTATCCTCGAAGCTTTAAATTCGGGCGTACCTGTAGTTGCTTCAACGGGTTCGTGCCTGGAAGAAGCCGGCGGGCCCGATAGCTCATACAACTCGCCCGATGACCATAAAGCACTCGCTGCAAACATTAACCGCATACTTGCTGATGATGCATTAAAAGCAAACATGATTAGCAAAGGTTTAAAATTTGCGCTTAACTTTGCCGACGATAAACTGGCAGCACGATACATGCATTTATACACAACACTACACAATGCTTAAAGACGAAGTAAACAAAGCATTAAAAGTTATACAGGACGGTGGTATTATTTTATACCCTACTGATACCATTTGGGGTATTGGGTGCGATGCTACCAATACCGAGGCAATTAATAAAATATATGCACTTAAACAGCGCGATGAAAGCAAAAGCATGATCGTGCTGATAGATAACGACAATAAACTGGCCAGCTATATTACCGAAGTACCCGATATTGCTTACGACCTGATAGAATATGCCGAAAACCCGCTTACCCTAATTATGCCCTGGGCTCGCAACCTATCGCCGGCTATAATTGCCGAAGATGGCAGTGTGGGTATTAGGGTAAGTAATCACCCGTTTTGCCAACAGTTAATACAACGTTTGCGCAAGCCCCTGGTATCTACATCGGCCAATATAAGTGGTAGGCCATCGCCCGAATATTTTTCAAAAATAGATCAGGACATTATCGATGGTGTTGATTATGTGGTTGATATTGACCAATATAGTACTGAATCAAAAAAACCGTCGACCATTATGCGACTTGACCCAAATGGCGGTTTTGAATTTATTCGCCGTTAATTTTTTATAATCGCTAAATTTGCGCTGTACACAAACGCCTGTTCGCAGTCTTTTTTATGAAACAACACCTGCAACATCCGGTATTTTCTGTTATAGCTAAACTTGCTGCCGAACAAAATGTACATGTTTATGCAATTGGCGGTTACGTACGCGATATTTTTTTGAACAGGCCATCAAAAGACATCGATATTGTAGTGCTGGGTAACGGTATCAGCTTTGCCGAAGCCGTTGCCGCTAAGCTAAACGTTAAGGTATCGGTATTTAAAAACTTTGGCACTGCCATGTTGCGCTACCAGGATGTTGAGGTAGAATTTGTTGGTGCACGTAAAGAATCATACCGCTCGGAGTCGCGCAAACCAATTGTAGAAAACGGGACACTGGAAGACGACCAGAAACGCCGCGATTTTACTATAAACGCATTGGCTATAGCTTTACATGCCGATCAATTTGGTGAGTTGATAGACCCTTTTAACGGCATTACCGACCTTGAGAAAAAACTAATACGGACACCATTAAATCCTACAGAAACCTTTAGCGACGACCCGTTACGCATGATGCGGGCTATTCGTTTTGCATCGCAGCTTGATTTTAAGATAGATGATGAAGCTATTGAGGCTATAAAGAGTAATTTACAGCGCATAAAGATCGTATCGCAGGAGCGTATTACTGATGAGCTGAATAAGATCATCCTGTCGCCTAAACCATCAATCGGTTTCAATTATTTGTTTGATACAGGCCTGCTGCACATTATTTTCCCGCAAATGGTTGCCCTGTATGGTGTAGAGATCATAAACGGTAAAGGGCATAAAGATAACTTTTACCATACTTTACAGGTATTAGATAATATTTGCGAAACTACTGACGACCTTTGGTTGCGTTGGGCCGCTATTTTGCACGATATAGCTAAACCGCCTACCAAACGCTTTGAACCCAGCCACGGCTGGACATTTCATGGCCACGAGGATAAAGGTGCGCGCATGGTACCTAAAATATTTGCACAGCTAAAATTACCGCTGAACGAGAAAATGAAATTTGTACAAAAGCTGGTACAACTGCATTTAAGGCCTATCGTTCTGTCGCAATCCATCGTAACCGATTCGGCAGTTAGGCGCTTGTTGTTTGAGGCGGGGGATGATATAGAGGCGTTAATGCTGCTTTGTAAAGCAGATGTAACCACCAAAAATGACTATAAGGTTAAAAAATACAGGCAAAACTTTGAATTGGTGCTGCAAAAGCTAAAAGATGTTGAAGAACGCGACAACATACGCAACTGGCAGCCACCTGTAAGCGGGCTGGATATAATGCAGCTTTTTGGCATCGGCGAAGGGCGTGAAGTGGGCATTATTAAAAGCAAGATACGCGAAGCGATACTGGAAGGTGAGATACCAAACGAGCGCGAAGCCGCAATTAACTATACAATTGAAAAAGGCACAGAAATTGGCTTGAAAGTTGTTGCAAACTCCAATTAAAATAAACATTACTATTTTTGACAAAAACTACTAAAAATGGCACTATACAGGTTCAGGGTTACTTTTGAAGATTACGATGACGTTTCACGGGATATTGATGTAAAATCAAATCAAACTTTTGAAGATCTTCATAAGGCTATACACCAAAGCACTGGTTATAACCCCGAATATCCTTCATCATTTTATATAAGCAACGATCAATGGATGAAAGGTGAGGAAATAACCTACCTTCCCAATCAAAAGCGTATTGACCGGAAAATACCATTGATGGATAAAATTAAGCTAAGCAGCTATATAGACGACCCGCATCAAAAGTTTTACTACACTTTTAACTTCGACAGGCCTTTTGATTTCCACGTTGAGTTAATGAAGATTATACTTGACGAAGCACCGGGCACTACTTATCCGGCTGTTGTACGCTCGGTTGGCGAGGCACCTAAGCAGTTTGGCAATGTATTTAACCCCGCAATTGCCGAAACTGCCGATGAAGAAGCAGGAGGCGATTTCGACTTTTTAAACGAAATAGGCTATAATCCGGAGGATGCTGAAGACTTTTCGGAAGTAACCGATACAGGCGATGAGGTTGAAGAAAAGAAGGTTGACGACGAGGAAGAAGAAGATGAGTTTGGCTTTGGCGATGACGGAGAATTTGAGGATGAAGATAAACCCGGCCGCGACGACTATTAGTATTCTATAACATATTTCCTATTTTAGTCCATGGACCGTAGGCTATGGACCATGGACTAAAACTATGAGCACTCCTCTTCATACCAAAACCCTAATTGTAATTGCCGGCCCCACAGCCTCTGGTAAAACCGCGGCTGCCATTGCTCTTGCACAACACTTTGATACAGTGGTGGTTTCGGCCGATTCCAGGCAATTTTTCAGGGAGATGTCTATTGGTACAGCTAAGCCTACCGGGGCCGAATTAGCTGCTGCACCTCATTATTTTATCAATTCTCACTCTATTACCGAGCCTTTTTCGGTAGGTGATTTTGAGCGGGAGTGCCTTGTGTTGTTAGATAAGCTGTTTACAGACAAGGATATAGTAGTATTAGCCGGAGGCTCAGGACTGTACATAAAGGCGATAACCGAGGGCTTTGACGATCTACCCGTAGCTGACGCAAGCATAAGAGACACGCTAAATAACGAGTTAGCCCAAAACGGTATTATCCCCCTACAGGAGCGACTAAAAGCCATAGACCCTACATACTATAGCCAGGTAGATATAAACAACCCACAGCGCGTAATTAGGGCCTTAGAGGTATATGTGGGTACGGGTAAGCCTATATCGTTTTACAGGAAGGCTACCCTGAATAAAAGGCCGTTCAATATCATCAAAATAGGCCTGGATATGCCGCGCGAACAGCTTTACAGCCGTATTAACCAACGGGTAGACCATATGGTAGCCGAGGGCTTGGTTGACGAAGTAAAAGGCCTGATACCCCACCGCAAATTAAATGCCTTAAATACTGTTGGTTACAGCGAAATTTT
It includes:
- a CDS encoding plasmid pRiA4b ORF-3 family protein, with translation MALYRFRVTFEDYDDVSRDIDVKSNQTFEDLHKAIHQSTGYNPEYPSSFYISNDQWMKGEEITYLPNQKRIDRKIPLMDKIKLSSYIDDPHQKFYYTFNFDRPFDFHVELMKIILDEAPGTTYPAVVRSVGEAPKQFGNVFNPAIAETADEEAGGDFDFLNEIGYNPEDAEDFSEVTDTGDEVEEKKVDDEEEEDEFGFGDDGEFEDEDKPGRDDY
- a CDS encoding HD domain-containing protein; the protein is MKQHLQHPVFSVIAKLAAEQNVHVYAIGGYVRDIFLNRPSKDIDIVVLGNGISFAEAVAAKLNVKVSVFKNFGTAMLRYQDVEVEFVGARKESYRSESRKPIVENGTLEDDQKRRDFTINALAIALHADQFGELIDPFNGITDLEKKLIRTPLNPTETFSDDPLRMMRAIRFASQLDFKIDDEAIEAIKSNLQRIKIVSQERITDELNKIILSPKPSIGFNYLFDTGLLHIIFPQMVALYGVEIINGKGHKDNFYHTLQVLDNICETTDDLWLRWAAILHDIAKPPTKRFEPSHGWTFHGHEDKGARMVPKIFAQLKLPLNEKMKFVQKLVQLHLRPIVLSQSIVTDSAVRRLLFEAGDDIEALMLLCKADVTTKNDYKVKKYRQNFELVLQKLKDVEERDNIRNWQPPVSGLDIMQLFGIGEGREVGIIKSKIREAILEGEIPNEREAAINYTIEKGTEIGLKVVANSN
- the miaA gene encoding tRNA (adenosine(37)-N6)-dimethylallyltransferase MiaA, coding for MSTPLHTKTLIVIAGPTASGKTAAAIALAQHFDTVVVSADSRQFFREMSIGTAKPTGAELAAAPHYFINSHSITEPFSVGDFERECLVLLDKLFTDKDIVVLAGGSGLYIKAITEGFDDLPVADASIRDTLNNELAQNGIIPLQERLKAIDPTYYSQVDINNPQRVIRALEVYVGTGKPISFYRKATLNKRPFNIIKIGLDMPREQLYSRINQRVDHMVAEGLVDEVKGLIPHRKLNALNTVGYSEIFDYFDGKTDLDNAIAAIKQNTRRFAKRQLTWFRKDKDMVWFDAGDPQLITKILTLVNSLQALQP
- a CDS encoding threonylcarbamoyl-AMP synthase, whose amino-acid sequence is MLKDEVNKALKVIQDGGIILYPTDTIWGIGCDATNTEAINKIYALKQRDESKSMIVLIDNDNKLASYITEVPDIAYDLIEYAENPLTLIMPWARNLSPAIIAEDGSVGIRVSNHPFCQQLIQRLRKPLVSTSANISGRPSPEYFSKIDQDIIDGVDYVVDIDQYSTESKKPSTIMRLDPNGGFEFIRR
- a CDS encoding nucleotide sugar dehydrogenase, translated to MPGKAELKIAIIGLGYVGLPLARLFATKYPVVGFDVKQSRIADLNKGLDNTLEVDEDVLKAVLVKQPSNQNGLFCTTDIQDIKDSNIYIVTVPTPVDKNNRPDLEPLYKASETIGKVIKTGDIVIYESTVYPGATEEECIPVIEKVSGLKFNRDFFAGYSPERINPGDKLRTVENILKITSGSTPDIARRVDELYRSVVTAGTHLAPSIKVAEAAKVIENSQRDINIAFVNELAKIFNKLNIDTGAVLAAAGTKWNFLPFKPGLAGGHCIGIDPYYLAQKAQEIGYHPEIILAGRRLNDGMGEYIAHEVVKLMVKKEIRVKNANILVLGVTFKENCPDVRNTKVVDVLNVLKDYEANLTIYDPWAEPAEVKHEYGWESVKELGTAANFDAIILAVAHSQFMELDLVALCNDNKVIYDVKGVLDRSLIDGGL
- a CDS encoding glycosyltransferase family 4 protein yields the protein MKIGYDAKRAFLNNTGLGNYSRWLIKLLASSYPQNNFYLYTPKIRPGKWPDLLRSIPNIKTVFPKIALLTSWWRTNGIVNNIKRDGINIYHGLSHELPLDIKSSGAKTVVTVHDVIFMRYPQYFGVISRAIYKFKLTNACKTADKIIAISTKTRQDLIELLNVDADKIQVIYQGCDAAFKQQYSEGIKSSVSVKYNLPAGYLLSVGTVEERKNLALLVKALPLLSTSIKLVVVGRQTAYYKRINQLINQLDLQQRVVFLTDVPFTDLPVIYQLASVFVYPSRYEGFGIPILEALNSGVPVVASTGSCLEEAGGPDSSYNSPDDHKALAANINRILADDALKANMISKGLKFALNFADDKLAARYMHLYTTLHNA
- a CDS encoding RNA-binding S4 domain-containing protein, with product MAEKEKLRIDKYLWAIRVFKTRTLASDACKAGRVKLDGSNIKASREVKLGEVYQVSKGIEKRVIKVTGLLENRVDAKTAVNFYEDITPVEQTQAFKSMFHAPLLKRDRGTGRPTKADRREIDDLKDNFFND
- a CDS encoding 2,3,4,5-tetrahydropyridine-2,6-dicarboxylate N-succinyltransferase; amino-acid sequence: MQDLKKMIEDAWDNRTLLSENDYINAINTVIDRLDKGEMRVAELIGTRWHTNDWIKKAVILYFPTRTMEEIKVGPFVFHDKMKLKTNYKELGVRVVPHAIARYGAFLAKGVIMMPSYVNIGAYVDEGTMVDTWATVGSCAQIGKHVHLSGGVGIGGVLEPVQAAPVIIEDNCFLGSRAIVVEGVHLESEVVLGANVVLTASTKIIDVTGSTPVEYKGHVPARSVVIPGSYTKKFPAGDFQVPCALIIGKRKESTDKKTSLNDALRENNVAV